One segment of Gadus chalcogrammus isolate NIFS_2021 chromosome 8, NIFS_Gcha_1.0, whole genome shotgun sequence DNA contains the following:
- the LOC130388341 gene encoding ankyrin repeat and SOCS box protein 10-like isoform X2, whose amino-acid sequence MDRQLSKFAFCKPKSYRSDVIATAQASGCVLQFWNALLVGDGVTLIRIMDDEEFSFLVDSVYDTGNIEEWKSFRFNYRGLRLWSLSYEQELTTPLHITACRGFADCLRLLLQRGADVELAPGGGSTALHEACESCQPECAKLLLSHGANANAVSEDGLMPLHVCTLPESLECARQLLQYGAAIMGRSVDEEDTPLHVAARHGLPEHVDLYLRYGAAVDRRNEEELTPLGAACAHPHEAHELTRYHRVCQLLLAAGARVGPLDRDKRTPLHMACKQANADVVELLLANGAGVNDMDYGGEAPMHNILKVACYKTAHQPERVVQSLLNYGSIRVWPGALPVVLKHCCGSPRTVEVLLNAYSRLKVTDAWVEAVPLEVLKDHRDFYESLFSLARTPRSLQHLARCRVRVYLEGRLLRVVPKLPLPTLIQNYLLLNFTGFVH is encoded by the exons ATGGATCGTCAACTCTCCAAGTTTGCATTTTGCAAGCCGAAGTCCTACCGCAGCGACGTGATCGCCACAGCTCAGGCCAGCGGTTGCGTTTTGCAATTCTGGAACGCTCTCCTGGTGGGAGACGGTGTGACACTGATCCGCATCATGGATGACGAGGAGTTCAGCTTCCTCGTTGATTCTGTCTATGACACCGGCAACATTGAGGAGTGGAAGAGCTTCAGGTTCAACTACAGAGGACTGA GGCTGTGGTCCCTATCCTACGAGCAGGAGCTGACCACGCCCCTCCACATCACGGCGTGTCGGGGCTTCGCCGACTgccttcgcctcctcctccagcgggGGGCCGACGTGGAGCTGGCCCCTGGCGGCGGCAGCACGGCGCTGCACGAGGCCTGCGAGAGCTGCCAGCCCGAGTGCGCCAAGCTGCTTCTGAGCCACGGGGCCAACGCCAACGCCGTCTCCGAGGACGGCCTCATGCCCCTGCACGTCTGCACCCTGCCGGAGTCCCTCGA ATGTGCCCGGCAGCTCCTCCAGTACGGCGCCGCCATCATGGGCCGCAGCGTGGATGAGGAGGACACGCCCCTCCACGTGGCGGCCCGGCACGGCCTCCCGGAGCACGTCGACCTCTACCTGCGCTACGGCGCGGCGGTGGACCGCCGCAACGAGGAGGAGCTCACGCCCCTCGGCGCGGCCTGCGCCCACCCCCACGAGGCCCACGAGCTGACCCGCTACCACCGGGTCTGCCAGCTGCTGCTGGCGGCCGGGGCCCGCGTGGGGCCCCTGGACCGCGACAAGCGCACGCCGCTGCACATGGCGTGCAAGCAGGCCAACGCGGACgtggtggagctgctgctggccaACGGGGCGGGGGTGAACGACATGGACTACGGCGGCGAGGCGCCCATGCACAACATCCTGAAGGTGGCGTGTTATAAGACGGCGCACCAGCCGGAGAGGGTGGTGCAGTCGCTGCTCAACTACGGGTCCATACGGGTGTGGCCCGGGGCCCTGCCCGTG gtgctGAAGCACTGCTGCGGGTCTCCTCGTACCGTGGAGGTGCTGCTGAACGCCTACAGCCGGCTGAAGGTCACGGACGCCTGGGTGGAGGCCGTGCCCCTGGAGGTCTTGAAG GATCACCGGGACTTCTATGAGTCCCTGTTCTCCCTGGCCCGGACCCCCCGCTCCCTACAGCACCTGGCCCGCTGCAGGGTCCGGGTCTACCTGGAGGGGCGTCTGCTCAGGGTGGTCCCGAAGCTGCCCCTGCCCACCTTAATCCAGAACTACCTGCTGCTGAACTTCACGGGCTTCGTCCATTGA